GGATACCTGTCAAACCGTGGGGACGGTCCGCCTTGGGATCGGCCTGCACGACAGTTCTTCGGCGCTGATCCCGTACCTGCGGACCGTCAGCGAGCCCTTTCTCCAACTGTCCACGGGGACCTGGTGCGTCAGCCTCAACCCCTTCAACGCCACGCCGCTGACCTCCGGCCAACTGCAGCAAGACTGTCTTTGCTATATTTCCTACAAAGGGAACCCGGTCAAGGCCTCCCGGCTTTTTGCGGGGCACGCGCACGAACAACAGGCCCGGCGACTGGCCCTGCACTTCCACAAACCCGCGAACCATTTCGAGACGGTGCGTTGCGACACCGCGCTCCTGGAACGCCTGGAGCAGGCAGGTCCGCCTTCGGGTTTTCTGGAGCGGGAGCCCGGGGAGTTCCCTGATTACGAGACGGCGTACCACCGACTGATGCTCGACCTGGTCTACCGGCAGGCGGACAGTACCCGGCTCGTGCTGGAAGGTTCCGGTGTTTCCCAGGTCCTGGTCGACGGTGGCTTTAGTAAAAATCCTATTTTCATGCACCTGTTGGCCCGTGCTTTCCCGGGTCAGCAGGTCAGGGCCGCGTCCGTGGCGCAGGCGACCGCCGTGGGTGCGGCGCTTTGTCTGCACGAGCACTGGAACGGGGGCCCTGTGCCGTCGCACCTGATGGCCGGGAAAGGATAGTCATGGACAAACCCATTCGCAAAATCATCCATATCGATATGGATGCGTTTTATGCATCCGTCGAACAACGCGACAACCCCCTATACCGGGGCAAACCCATTGCCGTGGGCGGCTCTCCAGAAGGCCGGGGTGGGGTGGTGGCGACGGCCAGCTATGAGGCCCGCAAATTTGGGGTCCGTTCCGCAATGCCCTCCAAAAGGGCGCGGGAGCTTTGTCCCGACCTCATTTTTGTCCGTCCCCGGTTTGACGTGTACAAGGAAGTCTCTGCGCAGATCCGCGCCATTTTCCACCGTTATACAGACCTCATTGAACCTTTGTCGCTCGACGAAGCCTACTTAGACGTCACCGTGGACAAGCTGGGGATCGGGTCCGCCATCGAGATTGCACACGCGATCCGCAAAGCCATCCGGGAAGAGCTCCAGCTCACCGCCTCCGCCGGGGTTTCCGTCAACAAATTCGTGGCCAAGATCGCCTCAGACCTCCAGAAGCCCGATGGGTTTGCTTTTATCGGTCCGTCCTCCATCGAAGCCTTTATGGAAAAGCTGGCGGTGGAAAAGTTCCACGGTGTCGGCCGGGTCACCGCGCAAAAAATGAAAGACCGGGGCATCTTCACCGGGGCCGACCTCAAAAAACTTACCGAAGAAGAACTGGTCCGCGACT
This sequence is a window from Dinghuibacter silviterrae. Protein-coding genes within it:
- a CDS encoding FGGY-family carbohydrate kinase, encoding MPIPVIAIFDVGKTNKKLLLFDLHYRVCWEESVQLRETVDEDGFPCEDVAVLTAWVKEQAAHVLTDPRWEVRAINFAAYGASFVHLDREGRVIAPLYNYLKPYPKRLLEHFYNSYGGAGALSRQTASSLNDSLSSGLQLYRLKYEQPALFADIAWSLHLPQYLSFVLGGPPAADITSTGCHTGLWDFEAMAYHRWVREEGIDKKIPPILPSDTCQTVGTVRLGIGLHDSSSALIPYLRTVSEPFLQLSTGTWCVSLNPFNATPLTSGQLQQDCLCYISYKGNPVKASRLFAGHAHEQQARRLALHFHKPANHFETVRCDTALLERLEQAGPPSGFLEREPGEFPDYETAYHRLMLDLVYRQADSTRLVLEGSGVSQVLVDGGFSKNPIFMHLLARAFPGQQVRAASVAQATAVGAALCLHEHWNGGPVPSHLMAGKG
- the dinB gene encoding DNA polymerase IV; amino-acid sequence: MDKPIRKIIHIDMDAFYASVEQRDNPLYRGKPIAVGGSPEGRGGVVATASYEARKFGVRSAMPSKRARELCPDLIFVRPRFDVYKEVSAQIRAIFHRYTDLIEPLSLDEAYLDVTVDKLGIGSAIEIAHAIRKAIREELQLTASAGVSVNKFVAKIASDLQKPDGFAFIGPSSIEAFMEKLAVEKFHGVGRVTAQKMKDRGIFTGADLKKLTEEELVRDFGKTGAFYYRIVRGLDDRPVQPHRETKSVGAEDTFQEDLSSLEEMAPELDRLSVIVRDRLQRHQLRGKTVTLKVKFSDFRLITRSFSLPVPTDDLELIQSTVRQLLRGVLEEPVKIRLLGVSLSNFGEPPPTVQLGLFFTED